The Candidatus Arthromitus sp. SFB-mouse-Japan genome includes a region encoding these proteins:
- a CDS encoding lipid II:glycine glycyltransferase FemX — MAYTFREGSPEELNNFSFNSTKGHIFQTTYWGSFKKEWTSKSILGLDNKNNIVLSCIILTRNLPILNKNIGYIPRGFVCDYKNFSLLEEFTSYLRTYSKNNKIAFITIDPDIHIRENTNDIIENKDIISNLKKLGYIENSSKNFENIQPNFVFRLNLNTKCENKTNDEIKLDILNSFSSKARYNIKIGIERGLSVESYTFNIH; from the coding sequence ATGGCTTATACATTTAGAGAAGGTAGTCCTGAAGAGTTAAATAACTTTTCATTTAATTCTACTAAAGGTCATATCTTCCAAACTACATATTGGGGAAGCTTTAAAAAAGAATGGACAAGCAAATCAATATTAGGATTAGATAACAAAAACAATATTGTATTATCTTGTATCATACTAACAAGAAATTTGCCAATATTAAATAAAAATATAGGATATATACCTCGTGGTTTTGTATGTGACTATAAAAACTTTTCTCTTCTAGAAGAATTTACTTCATACCTTAGAACATACTCTAAAAATAATAAAATAGCCTTTATTACAATAGATCCTGATATACATATTAGGGAAAATACTAATGACATAATTGAAAATAAAGATATTATATCAAATCTTAAAAAACTTGGGTATATTGAAAATAGTTCAAAAAATTTCGAGAATATTCAGCCTAATTTTGTATTTAGATTAAATTTAAATACAAAATGCGAAAATAAAACAAACGATGAAATCAAACTAGATATATTAAATAGTTTTTCAAGTAAAGCAAGATACAATATAAAAATTGGAATTGAACGTGGACTCAGTGTTGAAAGCTACACTTTCAATATACACTAA
- a CDS encoding peptidoglycan bridge formation glycyltransferase FemA/FemB family protein, giving the protein MNITGKRDNFIVRKKEYFLDMLKTLNPYCKLYLVKYSYETDKNNIYKKLNNCKITLDNIKLKLINLKESLNSTTDEKKIIKIKSKIDNKNKEIKNNELQLTSLENKLNTISVYKNKEIYLSGAIYLTWGNKAWYLYGASHNILRDTMPNFLMQYKMIKDSIDNNCYIYDFRGVSGDLNEDNPLYGLYRFKKMFNGDFVEFIGEYTLISNKNIYLLFKKIFPKFKDIRNSIFQKNNKKK; this is encoded by the coding sequence ATGAATATAACAGGTAAGCGTGATAATTTTATAGTCAGAAAAAAAGAATACTTCTTAGATATGCTAAAAACTCTAAATCCTTATTGTAAACTCTATCTAGTAAAATATTCATATGAAACTGATAAAAATAATATTTACAAGAAACTAAATAACTGTAAAATTACTTTAGATAATATAAAATTAAAATTAATAAATTTAAAAGAATCCTTAAACTCTACAACAGATGAAAAAAAGATCATTAAAATTAAATCTAAAATAGATAATAAAAATAAAGAAATAAAAAACAATGAACTTCAATTAACGTCACTTGAAAATAAATTAAATACAATTTCTGTATATAAAAATAAAGAAATCTACTTATCAGGTGCAATATATTTAACCTGGGGTAATAAGGCTTGGTATCTATATGGAGCATCCCACAATATTTTAAGGGATACAATGCCAAATTTTTTAATGCAATATAAAATGATTAAAGATAGCATAGATAATAACTGCTATATATATGATTTTAGAGGTGTTTCTGGAGATTTAAATGAGGATAATCCATTATATGGACTATATAGATTCAAAAAGATGTTTAATGGCGATTTTGTTGAATTTATAGGAGAATATACATTAATTTCAAATAAAAATATATATCTACTTTTCAAAAAAATATTTCCTAAATTCAAGGATATCAGAAATTCTATATTTCAAAAAAACAACAAAAAGAAGTAA